The following are from one region of the Microtus ochrogaster isolate Prairie Vole_2 chromosome 17, MicOch1.0, whole genome shotgun sequence genome:
- the Ska3 gene encoding spindle and kinetochore-associated protein 3 — protein sequence MNPIQSFHSKLRGLAAVVDGETARLTRALDGEDSEDFEDSPMRVLYDLLSEVQTLKDDVITQLNKARLESQDSTRFIKATKVLMKKNSTDIMKLREFFQKYGYQTRDKEDSVCELTVSDPTSELGVCEEDIQKPGVEGEQSEPCVPSSSVAEKPLLCSPQLSDFGLERYMVSQVPPNPPQTAESPEEECLSETPPAKDSCITVLKTPRCALKMDDFECVTPKLENFGISEYTMCLNEDYTMGLKNMKNIKSSPLSTASGEAMGTGPVTTESSFAIPRSISQQLGKTDAEYTDSPLPPKFCTPGLKIPSTVGNRASVYRNYPLSKLNSSSSDLEVEDCAPLILNSDECYENFEDPPSPTITSCENIRTPTPPEVTAIPEDILQMLKHNSNLVTPLEVKAKPPRKGFLKYEGQSIRGAANKENW from the exons ATGAACCCTATCCAGAGTTTCCACTCTAAGCTGCGGGGTCTGGCCGCCGTGGTGGACGGCGAGACTGCCCGGCTGACGCGGGCGCTGGACGGCGAGGACAGCG aAGACTTTGAGGATTCTCCAATGAGAGTTTTATATGACCTTCTCTCAGAAGTTCAGACTCTAAAG GATGATGTTATCACTCAACTCAATAAAGCAAGATTGGAAAGTCAAGATAGCACAAGATTCATAAAGGCAACAAAAGTActgatgaaaaaaaattcaacagacATCATGAAACTAAGAGAGTTTTTCCAGAAGTATGGCTATCAGACACGTGACAAGGAAGATTCAG TGTGTGAGCTCACTGTCAGTGACCCGACCTCGGAGCTGGGTGTGTGTGAAGAAGACATTCAGAAACCTGGAGTGGAGGGTGAGCAGTCAGAGCCGTGTGTTCCCAGCAGTTCTGTTGCTGAAAAGCCCCTACTGTGCAGCCCACAGCTTTCAGATTTTGGACTTGAGCGGTACATGGTCTCCCAAGTCCCACCAAATCCTCCGCAGACTGCTGAGAGCCCTGaagaagaatgcctatctgaaaccCCTCCTGCCAAAGACTCTTGCATCACAGTGCTAAAGACTCCCAGGTGTGCTCTAAAGATGGATGATTTTGAGTGTGTAACTCCTAAATTAGAAAACTTTGGTATATCCGAATACACTATGTGTTTAAATGAAGATTATACAATGGGacttaaaaatatgaagaacatTAAAAG TTCCCCTCTGAGCACTGCCAGTGGAGAGGCCATGGGGACAGGGCCTGTGACCACTGAGAGTTCTTTTGCCATTCCTCGTTCTATAAGCCAGCAGCTGGGAAAGACTG ATGCTGAATATACAGATTCACCGTTGCCACCCAAATTCTGTACTCCTGGTTTGAAAATCCCTTCTACAGTGGGCAATAGAGCTTCG GTATATAGAAATTATCCATTATCAAAACTAAATAGTTCATCAAGTGATCTGGAAGTTGAAGATTGTGCTCCGTTAATTTTAAATTCAGATGAATGCTATGAGAATTTTGAAGACCCCCCTTCTCCTACAATTACTTCTTGTGAAAATATCAGAACACCTACTCCTCCGGAAGTCACTGCAATTCCAGAGGACATTCTCCAG ATGTTAAAGCACAACTCAAACCTAGTTACTCCACTGGAGGTTAAAGCGAAGCCACCCAGGAAAGGCTTCCTTAAGTATGAGGGGCAGAGCATCCGGGGAGCTGCCAACAAGGAAAACTGGTGA